One Streptomyces sp. V2I9 genomic window carries:
- a CDS encoding DNA-binding transcriptional regulator gives MSDFDAIDSLLDSVGPRTDLPDPDTRRTLREQAHLSKAQVARALGVSPSTVSAWETGRDPAGEVRAKYAYLLDGLSAKLTTDTTPGTGPAAKPTTPPPLPDAPAPTEPAPTEPEHEDEPGQGDEPGQWGEFEHGDEVETLTTPQPCVLCGQPAGQRVEGFAQHLNPAECQNSTAETQPPPAADRHAPASKPPEHAKGPARRAFQEPPGPENLIHAAVAEALAAHQGDREAATAALLKKAIPDTMRLLDETRKGARYDVIAHPWIPDILKKQTSRGADRIWEARPKWTRAELPPGVHEVTALDINGAYLSALKTHLPIGQLEHTTGIPHDRRRAGVHLITPPPWEHGAVLPNPIGERDEPGPLWVTEPTLRLLLRLSGPKYGLCEAPEVHESYTSGATENLLEKFRITLKDARDTAIAANDTVTLEYVKAMYAKFVSTMGESNYNRELYRPDWMHIIRSQAFANLWTKALKAHDEGLTVVRAMGTDELHVIGDWRRVFPEGRGVTEVKVKDLYTAGTDTTGEER, from the coding sequence GTGAGTGACTTCGACGCGATCGACTCGCTCCTCGACTCCGTCGGACCTCGGACCGACCTCCCGGACCCCGACACCCGCCGCACCCTGCGCGAACAGGCCCACCTCTCCAAGGCACAGGTGGCCCGCGCCCTCGGCGTGAGCCCCTCCACGGTCAGCGCCTGGGAAACCGGCCGGGACCCGGCCGGCGAGGTACGCGCCAAGTACGCCTACCTCCTGGACGGGCTGAGCGCCAAACTCACCACCGACACCACACCCGGAACCGGGCCCGCGGCGAAACCCACCACGCCCCCACCCCTCCCGGACGCTCCCGCCCCCACCGAACCCGCCCCCACCGAGCCCGAGCACGAGGACGAACCCGGCCAGGGGGACGAACCCGGCCAGTGGGGCGAATTCGAGCACGGGGACGAAGTCGAGACACTCACCACCCCGCAACCCTGCGTACTGTGCGGACAGCCCGCCGGACAGCGAGTGGAGGGCTTCGCCCAGCACCTCAACCCGGCCGAATGCCAGAACAGCACAGCCGAGACACAGCCGCCCCCGGCCGCCGACCGGCACGCCCCGGCCTCGAAGCCGCCGGAGCATGCCAAAGGCCCGGCCCGCCGCGCATTCCAGGAACCCCCCGGCCCGGAAAACCTGATCCACGCGGCGGTCGCGGAAGCGCTCGCCGCGCACCAGGGCGACAGGGAAGCCGCCACCGCGGCGCTGCTGAAGAAGGCGATCCCGGACACGATGCGCCTGCTGGACGAGACCCGCAAGGGCGCCCGGTACGACGTGATCGCCCACCCCTGGATCCCCGACATCCTGAAGAAACAGACCTCCCGGGGCGCTGACCGGATCTGGGAGGCCCGCCCCAAATGGACCCGCGCCGAACTGCCGCCCGGCGTTCATGAGGTGACAGCACTCGACATCAACGGCGCCTACCTGTCCGCCCTCAAGACCCACCTGCCGATCGGGCAGCTCGAGCACACCACCGGCATACCGCACGACCGCCGCCGCGCCGGAGTCCACCTGATCACCCCACCCCCCTGGGAGCACGGCGCCGTCCTGCCCAACCCGATCGGCGAACGCGACGAACCCGGACCCCTGTGGGTCACCGAACCCACCCTGCGCCTCCTGCTGCGCCTGTCCGGCCCGAAGTACGGGCTGTGCGAGGCACCGGAAGTCCACGAGTCCTACACGTCGGGGGCGACGGAGAACCTGCTGGAGAAGTTCCGCATCACCCTCAAGGACGCCCGCGACACCGCCATCGCCGCCAATGACACCGTCACCCTGGAGTACGTGAAAGCCATGTACGCGAAGTTCGTCTCCACCATGGGGGAGTCGAACTACAACCGGGAGCTGTACCGGCCGGACTGGATGCACATCATCCGCTCCCAGGCCTTCGCCAACCTCTGGACGAAGGCGCTCAAAGCCCACGACGAAGGACTCACCGTCGTCCGCGCGATGGGCACCGACGAACTCCACGTCATCGGCGACTGGCGCCGCGTCTTTCCCGAAGGCCGCGGAGTCACCGAGGTCAAGGTCAAAGACCTCTACACCGCGGGCACCGACACGACGGGGGAGGAGCGGTAG
- a CDS encoding YnfA family protein, which yields MTVARSVALFAVAALFEIGGAWLVWQGIREHRGWVWVGAGVIALGLYGVVATLQSDDDFGRILAAYGGVFVAGSIAWGVVADGYRPDRWDVVGALVCLVGMAVIMYAPRSR from the coding sequence ATGACCGTCGCTCGTTCCGTCGCCTTGTTCGCCGTCGCCGCTCTCTTCGAGATCGGCGGTGCCTGGCTCGTCTGGCAGGGCATCCGCGAGCACAGGGGCTGGGTGTGGGTCGGTGCCGGCGTCATCGCCCTCGGTCTGTACGGGGTGGTCGCCACGCTTCAGTCCGACGACGACTTCGGCCGGATTCTCGCCGCCTACGGGGGTGTTTTCGTCGCCGGGTCGATCGCCTGGGGTGTGGTCGCCGACGGTTACCGTCCTGATCGGTGGGATGTCGTCGGGGCGCTCGTCTGCCTTGTGGGCATGGCTGTCATCATGTATGCGCCCCGTAGCCGCTGA
- a CDS encoding DUF2071 domain-containing protein → MERRPGVRWHHAAADLADFAIVSWAADPARVAALLPDGFEPDVREGVTLVSLVAFRDHRFHFRFAPPAALSAGQVNYRTYVRHAGQSGVWFFGTSLGSRLVHLPATLWKMPWYHERVEVRATWEGDKARTWRLRTHGDWGAAGITLRGRDRPQPPPPGFATADEVSRILTDPALGWYARRDGSGVGRYSVWHEPLMLEDAEVESAHSQVFTDLGLISPGQAPCHAGLQRHSVFDIHTPPRRQLAW, encoded by the coding sequence GTGGAGCGACGGCCCGGGGTCCGCTGGCATCACGCCGCAGCCGACCTCGCCGACTTCGCGATAGTGAGCTGGGCCGCAGACCCCGCCCGCGTCGCGGCCCTGCTTCCGGACGGCTTCGAGCCTGATGTGAGGGAGGGCGTCACCCTGGTGTCACTGGTGGCTTTCCGCGATCACCGGTTCCACTTCCGTTTCGCCCCGCCGGCCGCGCTCTCCGCGGGGCAGGTGAACTACCGCACCTATGTACGGCACGCCGGACAGAGCGGTGTCTGGTTCTTCGGGACTTCCCTGGGCAGCCGGCTCGTTCACCTGCCGGCCACACTGTGGAAAATGCCCTGGTACCACGAGCGCGTCGAGGTCCGGGCGACCTGGGAGGGCGACAAAGCCCGGACCTGGCGGCTGCGTACGCACGGCGACTGGGGGGCCGCAGGGATCACGCTGCGGGGCAGGGACCGCCCGCAACCGCCGCCGCCAGGGTTCGCCACGGCCGACGAGGTCAGCCGCATACTGACCGACCCCGCCCTCGGCTGGTACGCCCGCCGCGACGGCAGCGGCGTCGGACGCTATTCGGTGTGGCACGAACCCCTGATGCTGGAGGACGCCGAAGTGGAGTCCGCCCACAGCCAGGTCTTCACCGATCTCGGCCTCATCTCTCCCGGCCAGGCACCCTGCCACGCGGGGCTGCAACGGCACTCCGTGTTCGACATCCACACCCCGCCCAGACGGCAGCTCGCTTGGTGA
- a CDS encoding transcriptional regulator — MPERNNDFGKFGASGVKGSELVGRKLDDLAGGITTPVTAKRGLMARLKYLTRSAHARQAAKDAGLTVTDRTLKAWLEGKRHPSKKNLKKIDDAYRAVRRQNVARHLLKRLNANGGTRVEIHPLNQSGVTRPLQRDVPFRHMNVRRWDRIIAAWATGDHHGLDAAWTDDILPDLGSQYGAYEYCTNIGFAA; from the coding sequence ATGCCGGAAAGGAACAACGACTTCGGAAAGTTCGGCGCCAGCGGCGTCAAGGGAAGCGAACTCGTCGGACGGAAACTCGACGACCTCGCCGGCGGCATCACCACCCCCGTCACCGCGAAACGCGGCCTGATGGCACGCCTGAAATACCTGACGAGATCCGCCCACGCCCGTCAGGCCGCCAAGGACGCCGGGCTGACGGTGACCGACCGCACCCTGAAAGCATGGCTGGAAGGCAAGCGCCACCCCTCGAAGAAGAACCTGAAGAAGATCGACGACGCCTACCGGGCGGTGCGCCGGCAGAACGTGGCCCGGCACCTGCTCAAGCGCCTCAACGCCAACGGCGGCACCAGGGTCGAGATCCACCCCCTCAACCAGTCCGGCGTCACCCGCCCGCTCCAGCGCGACGTCCCCTTCCGGCACATGAACGTGCGCCGCTGGGACCGGATCATCGCCGCGTGGGCGACCGGAGACCACCACGGACTGGACGCGGCCTGGACCGACGACATCCTCCCCGACCTGGGATCCCAGTACGGGGCATACGAGTACTGCACCAACATCGGCTTCGCCGCATGA